The Pseudarthrobacter sulfonivorans genome includes a window with the following:
- a CDS encoding fasciclin domain-containing protein produces the protein MQSFKRTSFTVAGVAAAALLSLTACGGTATTTPSSSAPAATPSATKMAPSPSASAAAMDPAANLVGAGCAGYAEKVPTGAGSVAGMALDPVAVAASNNPILTTLTAAVSGKLNPKVDLVDTLNGGEFTVFAPVDDAFAKIDAATIETLKTDDALLSKILTYHVVPGQITPDKIAGTHATVQGGSVTVTGSKDALMVDGASVICGGVQTKNATVYLIDSVLMPK, from the coding sequence ATGCAGTCATTCAAGCGCACATCCTTCACCGTCGCAGGCGTTGCAGCTGCAGCCCTGCTGAGCCTTACCGCCTGCGGTGGAACAGCAACCACAACCCCGAGCTCCTCGGCACCTGCCGCCACCCCGTCAGCGACGAAGATGGCCCCGTCACCGTCCGCCAGTGCTGCTGCCATGGATCCGGCCGCAAACCTCGTTGGCGCAGGCTGCGCCGGCTACGCCGAGAAGGTCCCCACCGGGGCAGGCTCGGTTGCCGGGATGGCCCTTGACCCGGTAGCGGTCGCGGCATCCAACAACCCCATCCTGACCACCCTCACGGCAGCTGTCTCCGGCAAGCTGAACCCGAAGGTTGACCTGGTTGACACCCTTAACGGCGGCGAGTTCACGGTCTTCGCTCCGGTGGATGACGCCTTCGCCAAGATCGATGCCGCCACCATTGAGACGCTCAAGACGGACGACGCCCTGCTGAGCAAGATCCTGACCTACCACGTGGTCCCCGGCCAGATCACCCCTGACAAGATCGCCGGCACACACGCCACGGTCCAGGGCGGTTCAGTCACCGTGACCGGCAGCAAGGATGCCCTCATGGTTGATGGCGCCAGCGTGATCTGCGGCGGCGTCCAGACCAAGAACGCCACCGTTTACCTGATCGACTCGGTGCTGATGCCCAAGTAG
- the bcp gene encoding thioredoxin-dependent thiol peroxidase: MADRLLTGDVAPGFTLKDSSGKDVNLASGHSGSTIVYFYPAAATPGCTKQACDFRDSLASFTSAGYRVLGVSPDSVDKLAAFAANEDLSFPLLSDEDHAVAEAYGAWGEKKNYGRTYEGLIRSTVVIDPDGKVALAQYNVRATGHVAKLRRDLKVDA; the protein is encoded by the coding sequence GTGGCTGACAGACTCTTGACCGGCGACGTGGCGCCCGGCTTCACCCTGAAGGATTCGTCGGGTAAAGACGTCAACCTGGCTTCCGGCCACAGCGGCAGCACCATCGTGTATTTCTACCCAGCCGCCGCCACCCCCGGCTGCACGAAACAGGCCTGCGATTTCCGCGACAGCCTGGCATCCTTCACGTCGGCCGGTTATCGGGTCCTGGGCGTCTCCCCCGATTCCGTGGACAAACTTGCTGCCTTTGCCGCCAACGAGGACCTTAGCTTTCCGTTGCTTTCGGACGAGGACCATGCCGTGGCCGAAGCCTATGGTGCCTGGGGCGAAAAGAAGAATTACGGACGGACCTATGAGGGACTGATCCGCAGCACCGTGGTGATCGATCCCGACGGAAAAGTGGCGCTTGCCCAGTACAACGTCCGGGCCACCGGCCACGTGGCAAAACTCCGGCGCGACCTCAAAGTGGACGCGTAA
- a CDS encoding MarR family winged helix-turn-helix transcriptional regulator, with translation MDRWPTGRLLSTAARLVEHSWNEKLSAIGLTHAGVIAIEVLSAQGPMTQAQLAQYVRVQAQTMGKTLSRLESHGHIARVRSTSDRRSQVVSLTDSGREAAAAAVEMERSVLAAATIDPDALRQELQAVVRELASQFASPSTRALVDGAPLS, from the coding sequence ATGGATCGCTGGCCCACTGGGCGCCTATTGTCCACTGCGGCACGCCTCGTAGAACACTCCTGGAACGAAAAGCTAAGCGCCATCGGACTGACGCACGCCGGCGTGATCGCTATTGAAGTCCTCTCAGCGCAGGGGCCGATGACACAGGCCCAACTCGCCCAATATGTGCGCGTTCAGGCCCAGACCATGGGTAAAACCCTGAGCCGGTTGGAGTCCCACGGCCACATTGCCCGCGTCCGCAGCACCTCGGACCGCCGCAGCCAGGTGGTGTCCCTCACGGACAGCGGACGGGAAGCCGCAGCCGCAGCCGTTGAGATGGAACGCTCGGTGCTTGCCGCGGCAACTATTGACCCTGACGCCCTGCGGCAGGAGCTCCAGGCTGTGGTCAGGGAGCTGGCCAGCCAGTTCGCGTCGCCGTCAACCCGCGCCCTGGTGGACGGTGCCCCGCTCAGCTAG
- a CDS encoding family 16 glycosylhydrolase, translating to MRKHLVAVGVVAILLAGCSAPSTQPAVTSTAPVATSASATPTPTTPTTTGSAATDLNWGTPTAGDEFNYTGAPDAAKWSVYNSAGHDGNGIRSPQQVTVDGSKMVMTGTPDGTTAGMSAKFGRQKYGRWEVRAAGSGDTEYHMVVLLWPDSRNWPCDGEVDYAETPADWSVIKFFHHYGCSNSQTSATMALDVTQFHNYAVDWSPNGIVGYVDGVKWFEDNDPAHQPPGPMHQTLQLDWFPDSTDNGAGEMRVDWVRVYAAGDPTPAALPPPSDEPFDFAATGDINPAGNTSATSHSGKNAASIIAGLNDGSLDNFIALGDFQYDNGSCTALEAYDQLWGPAKAKTYWTAGPNHDVEPGENDDVDRYMDGQCVSTVKSATSSDVVRFQDALDWYSFDKGNWHILVAPTATWRYNAKRAQAMTSEMDADLKAAKAAGKHLAVIYHDPYFTSNTSSHTRFLKAKPWIDVFWANRVRVLLSGSQHNYERTCPINNEDQCVADGMQQFQVSTGGIGLRAFTSSPSYVQRKFSDTWGHLRMSLKADGSYTWEFRPVSGGMQTDSGSRSHG from the coding sequence ATGCGTAAACACTTGGTCGCCGTTGGGGTCGTGGCAATCCTCCTGGCCGGCTGCTCGGCCCCTTCAACTCAACCGGCAGTAACTTCGACGGCGCCGGTCGCCACATCAGCATCAGCCACGCCGACGCCCACTACGCCAACGACGACGGGCTCGGCCGCGACAGATCTGAACTGGGGTACGCCGACCGCTGGCGACGAGTTCAACTATACCGGCGCACCGGACGCCGCGAAGTGGTCCGTGTACAACAGTGCCGGGCACGACGGGAATGGCATTCGGAGTCCCCAGCAGGTCACGGTAGACGGTTCCAAAATGGTCATGACTGGAACACCGGACGGCACGACCGCTGGAATGAGCGCGAAGTTTGGGCGCCAGAAGTACGGCCGGTGGGAAGTCCGCGCAGCGGGTTCGGGTGACACCGAGTATCATATGGTGGTGCTCCTGTGGCCGGATAGTAGGAATTGGCCGTGTGACGGCGAAGTTGACTACGCGGAGACGCCTGCTGACTGGAGCGTCATCAAGTTCTTCCACCACTACGGATGTTCGAATTCGCAGACGTCGGCGACCATGGCACTGGACGTTACGCAGTTCCACAACTACGCGGTTGACTGGTCTCCGAATGGGATCGTCGGCTACGTCGATGGGGTTAAGTGGTTTGAGGACAACGACCCGGCGCACCAGCCTCCCGGACCGATGCACCAGACGCTACAACTGGACTGGTTCCCAGACAGCACTGATAACGGCGCTGGCGAGATGCGAGTGGATTGGGTTCGCGTCTATGCGGCTGGCGATCCAACTCCCGCTGCCCTGCCGCCGCCATCCGATGAGCCGTTTGATTTCGCCGCCACCGGGGATATAAACCCTGCGGGTAACACGTCGGCCACGTCGCACAGTGGTAAGAACGCGGCTAGTATCATCGCCGGTCTCAACGACGGTTCGCTGGACAACTTCATTGCGCTGGGCGATTTCCAGTATGACAATGGCTCCTGTACCGCGCTCGAGGCTTACGACCAGTTGTGGGGTCCGGCTAAGGCCAAGACGTACTGGACCGCTGGCCCGAATCATGATGTTGAACCCGGCGAGAATGACGACGTTGACCGGTACATGGATGGGCAGTGCGTGTCCACGGTGAAGAGCGCGACTAGCTCCGATGTTGTACGGTTCCAAGACGCTCTTGATTGGTATTCGTTCGACAAGGGCAACTGGCACATTCTTGTAGCGCCTACGGCCACATGGCGTTATAACGCTAAGCGGGCGCAGGCGATGACCTCGGAGATGGATGCCGACCTGAAAGCGGCGAAGGCCGCTGGAAAGCATCTGGCGGTTATCTACCATGATCCGTATTTCACCAGCAACACATCGAGCCATACCCGCTTCCTTAAGGCGAAGCCGTGGATTGACGTGTTCTGGGCGAACCGCGTTCGTGTGTTGCTGTCCGGCTCGCAGCACAATTATGAGCGGACCTGCCCGATAAACAACGAGGACCAGTGCGTTGCGGACGGGATGCAACAATTTCAGGTGTCCACTGGTGGAATCGGCCTCCGGGCGTTCACCAGCAGCCCCTCTTATGTGCAGCGAAAGTTTAGCGACACCTGGGGTCACCTACGGATGAGCCTCAAGGCTGACGGCTCTTATACGTGGGAATTCCGTCCCGTGTCTGGCGGAATGCAGACGGATAGCGGGTCTCGAAGCCATGGCTAA
- a CDS encoding PQQ-dependent sugar dehydrogenase — protein sequence MRKLPASGLPGGRVSDRTQAPFRASAAAKPTAGAFAVCLAVLLSGCTGDANDAPTGSITGTGTSTGNGIGTGPGNATPPEVVARLDLQLDIPWAAVFLPNGTAVVSERDSALLKAVRDGRAATIGQVPGVAPGGEGGLLGLALSPGFPSDNYLYLYFTSAQDNRIARLKLTEQPDGSLDLGDPEVVFPGIPKASTHNGGRIRFGPDGFLYVGTGDSQRREQPQDRNALGGKILRLTPEGDPAPGNPFGNAVYSLGHRNVQGLAWDSAGRLWSSEFGPDVNDELNLIEPGANYGWPAVTGAPHREGYRDAKVVWPSTADSSPSGLEIAGSTAYLGALRGQRLWTVSLSGEEASAPVAYFTREYGRIRDVIRTPDGGFWLLTNNKNPDFVLVLAPPA from the coding sequence ATGCGGAAGCTGCCGGCTTCCGGGCTCCCCGGCGGACGCGTATCTGACCGGACGCAAGCACCCTTTCGGGCCTCCGCGGCGGCCAAGCCCACCGCGGGCGCCTTCGCAGTGTGCCTGGCCGTGCTGCTGTCGGGCTGCACGGGGGACGCCAACGATGCCCCCACCGGCAGCATCACAGGAACCGGGACCAGCACAGGAAACGGGATCGGGACCGGCCCGGGTAACGCCACGCCGCCGGAGGTTGTGGCACGGCTCGATCTCCAGCTCGACATTCCCTGGGCCGCGGTATTCCTGCCGAACGGAACCGCGGTCGTCTCCGAGCGTGACTCTGCGCTGCTGAAAGCTGTCCGTGATGGCAGGGCGGCCACCATCGGCCAGGTCCCCGGCGTTGCTCCTGGCGGTGAGGGAGGCTTGCTGGGACTAGCCCTCTCCCCCGGCTTTCCGTCCGACAACTACCTTTACCTGTACTTCACCTCGGCACAGGACAACCGCATCGCCCGGCTGAAGCTGACGGAACAGCCTGACGGATCCCTGGACCTTGGCGACCCCGAGGTGGTCTTTCCCGGAATCCCGAAGGCATCAACCCACAATGGCGGCCGGATCCGCTTCGGCCCGGACGGGTTCCTGTACGTGGGCACAGGCGACTCCCAGCGCCGCGAACAGCCGCAGGACCGCAACGCTCTGGGCGGGAAGATCCTGCGGCTGACTCCTGAGGGTGACCCGGCACCTGGCAACCCTTTCGGCAATGCCGTATACAGCCTGGGCCACCGAAACGTCCAGGGACTGGCGTGGGACAGCGCCGGCCGGCTCTGGTCCAGCGAGTTCGGCCCGGACGTCAACGACGAGCTCAACCTCATCGAGCCGGGAGCCAACTACGGCTGGCCCGCAGTAACCGGCGCACCGCACCGGGAGGGGTACCGCGACGCGAAGGTGGTTTGGCCTTCGACGGCGGACTCCTCACCCAGCGGCCTGGAAATTGCCGGGTCGACGGCCTACCTCGGCGCCCTGCGCGGCCAACGCCTCTGGACGGTGTCCTTGTCCGGCGAGGAGGCAAGCGCTCCTGTGGCCTATTTCACACGGGAATACGGCAGGATCCGGGACGTCATCCGGACTCCCGACGGCGGCTTCTGGCTCCTGACTAACAACAAAAACCCTGATTTTGTGCTGGTTCTTGCCCCTCCTGCCTGA